In Deltaproteobacteria bacterium HGW-Deltaproteobacteria-2, the following are encoded in one genomic region:
- a CDS encoding hydroxyacylglutathione hydrolase, which produces MLNIEQFRYGSDNFAYVIHGKKQAMAVDGGAWEEILSFLKTTNLALEFVTNTHSHYDHTSGNDHLLKSTCAKFLNSATLSDNHKIMIDGETVLVYRTPGHTDDSVCFHTGSILITGDTIFNGTVGNCFSGNQKNFYLSIKRLMALPDETIIYAGHDYINDSLAFARHLEPNNEHIDRYLKSYNGNHVYSTIADERQINPYLRFNEEAIVNLLKNNNLPCATEWERWNSLMSIE; this is translated from the coding sequence ATGTTAAATATTGAGCAATTTCGTTATGGATCTGATAATTTCGCCTACGTAATACATGGGAAAAAACAGGCAATGGCTGTTGATGGCGGTGCATGGGAAGAAATACTGTCTTTTTTGAAAACCACTAACCTGGCGCTTGAATTTGTTACCAACACACATTCGCATTACGATCACACATCCGGCAATGATCACCTGCTTAAATCTACCTGCGCAAAATTTTTAAATTCTGCTACCCTTTCCGACAATCACAAAATTATGATTGATGGAGAAACAGTCCTGGTTTACCGGACTCCCGGACATACGGACGACTCTGTTTGCTTTCATACGGGAAGCATTTTAATCACCGGCGATACTATTTTTAACGGAACAGTGGGTAATTGTTTTTCCGGCAATCAGAAAAATTTTTATCTATCCATTAAGCGGTTGATGGCCTTACCCGATGAAACAATAATTTACGCCGGTCATGATTATATTAACGATTCCCTTGCCTTCGCCAGGCATCTGGAACCAAATAATGAACATATTGATCGCTACCTGAAATCATATAACGGCAATCACGTCTATTCAACCATAGCCGACGAACGCCAGATCAACCCTTATTTGCGCTTTAATGAAGAGGCAATCGTTAATCTACTCAAAAATAATAATCTTCCCTGTGCTACAGAATGGGAACGTTG